Proteins from one Mesotoga infera genomic window:
- a CDS encoding RAMP superfamily CRISPR-associated protein, whose translation MGWNLHRVFLKLLSPMHIGWRKIGNLQQTRYYVPGRTLWGALTARIARDCGEFSYMKTGIDVDKFLRFSYFYPSDNEEKIDLFPWTGKDEFEWKFIGSTVNTALDLGKKTADEGSLHETEYIAPKTRDRKQVYLIGYVFEHKDCGLNWKAALTKLQIGGERTYGWGRVGIDESKGCARVAEIDLDGYDIELDGEFPMIKLSASRSVISHVLADNQIDNFASSGNIEPLIGLETTKEERFGAEISAAQICWTPGTKFSKDHTFLIGEKGIWKSKS comes from the coding sequence ATGGGTTGGAATTTACATAGAGTATTCCTTAAACTTCTTTCTCCGATGCATATAGGCTGGAGAAAAATTGGAAACCTTCAACAAACAAGATACTATGTTCCCGGTAGAACCCTCTGGGGAGCCTTGACCGCCAGGATTGCTAGAGACTGCGGAGAATTTAGCTACATGAAGACTGGCATAGATGTCGATAAATTTCTCAGATTCAGCTACTTCTACCCATCTGATAATGAAGAGAAAATCGACCTTTTCCCATGGACAGGAAAAGATGAGTTCGAATGGAAATTCATTGGAAGCACGGTAAACACTGCGCTAGATCTGGGTAAAAAAACAGCTGACGAGGGTAGTCTACATGAAACAGAGTATATAGCTCCAAAAACAAGAGATAGGAAACAAGTCTATCTAATTGGATATGTTTTTGAACATAAAGACTGCGGATTGAATTGGAAAGCTGCTCTAACAAAGTTACAAATAGGTGGTGAAAGAACATATGGCTGGGGTCGAGTAGGGATTGATGAATCGAAAGGCTGCGCTCGAGTTGCTGAAATTGATCTCGATGGATATGATATTGAACTCGACGGTGAATTTCCTATGATAAAACTCTCAGCCTCTCGTTCTGTAATCTCCCATGTACTCGCGGACAATCAAATAGATAACTTTGCATCAAGTGGCAACATAGAACCTCTGATTGGACTTGAGACAACTAAAGAAGAAAGATTCGGAGCAGAAATCTCAGCAGCACAAATATGCTGGACACCTGGAACTAAATTCAGTAAAGATCATACTTTTCTGATAGGCGAAAAGGGAATCTGGAAATCCAAATCATAA
- a CDS encoding putative toxin-antitoxin system toxin component, PIN family, giving the protein MKKKSVQLSKSREEKSDQKIERVVLDTNVLISAIISSKSSPARILDLWREGVFELAFSEETLQELIDVLSRPKLLRITGINKDQLDRLVSYLRLSSIVIDCPEDIKISIEDPDDTKFITCAVQAGAKYIVSGDHHLLDLKEIEGIAIVTPSDFLRKFLGFRTES; this is encoded by the coding sequence TTGAAGAAGAAATCCGTACAGCTCTCGAAGAGTCGAGAAGAGAAAAGTGACCAAAAAATTGAAAGAGTCGTACTAGACACCAATGTTCTGATATCTGCAATCATATCCAGCAAGAGTTCTCCTGCAAGAATCCTTGATCTCTGGAGAGAGGGTGTTTTTGAGCTTGCTTTCTCTGAAGAAACTCTACAAGAGCTGATAGATGTCCTGTCGCGACCGAAACTGTTACGCATCACCGGGATCAATAAAGATCAGCTGGATAGGTTGGTATCTTACCTGAGGTTGAGCTCGATCGTAATTGACTGCCCTGAAGATATCAAAATCAGTATCGAAGACCCTGATGATACTAAATTCATTACATGTGCAGTTCAGGCGGGTGCAAAATACATTGTATCTGGAGATCATCATCTGCTTGATCTAAAGGAAATTGAAGGAATTGCAATTGTCACACCCTCAGATTTTCTCAGAAAATTCCTGGGCTTTCGAACTGAATCCTGA
- a CDS encoding AbrB/MazE/SpoVT family DNA-binding domain-containing protein: MELVKAGRSRQVTIPKQIFDSLGLKEGDYVQVEVEGGRIVLTPVAVINKEKAKSEFFQLVQKVRTNAQAFTEEEIEEEIRTALEESRREK, encoded by the coding sequence ATGGAATTAGTAAAAGCTGGAAGAAGCAGGCAGGTCACGATACCAAAACAGATATTCGATTCTCTTGGACTGAAGGAAGGCGACTATGTACAGGTCGAAGTAGAAGGCGGCAGAATCGTGCTTACGCCTGTTGCCGTGATTAACAAAGAAAAGGCAAAGTCCGAATTTTTTCAGTTGGTTCAGAAGGTGAGGACGAACGCCCAGGCTTTCACCGAAGAGGAAATTGAAGAAGAAATCCGTACAGCTCTCGAAGAGTCGAGAAGAGAAAAGTGA
- a CDS encoding AAA family ATPase, with protein sequence MEFFDRADEMAFFEKLTKRKSKTMVALFGRRRIGKTTLLKKVYPDARYFFVDTRSSETLLKDFSSQIFEGSFDNWEGFFRALFRLQEVVIFDEFQNFMRVDQSVFSVLQKVWDENSGRGLLILCGSYVGMMKRIFLDDKAPLFGRCDYKVELNQFRFRDALEMMRSFGYSFEEALEWYSVLGGIPQYLWLLEERTSFEKKIRELFFDRFSPLREEGKNLLIGEFGTEHPGYFSVLEAIGYFDRDAGEIVDRTGMERTKAMKYLSELTNSYGIIERVENLLSRSKRGLRYTIQDNFLSFWMKYIYSRQNAVEFDFEQALTYTIENLEEYIGRTFESTVKSLVPDLYRAEKIPFLPERVGKHWGKIPGTRDKTYEIDLIGESSDRILVFECKWRKAPVGPEVAEELIEKMQYIPDKRVKVPVIISKSGFKANMPKEVLLIDLRDLEESTG encoded by the coding sequence ATGGAATTCTTTGACCGTGCCGATGAAATGGCGTTTTTCGAGAAACTCACGAAGAGGAAGTCGAAAACAATGGTCGCGCTCTTCGGGCGCAGGAGGATCGGTAAGACGACTCTTCTGAAGAAGGTCTATCCGGACGCGCGATACTTTTTTGTTGACACCCGCTCTTCCGAGACTTTGCTGAAAGACTTCTCTTCACAGATATTCGAAGGAAGCTTTGACAATTGGGAAGGCTTCTTCAGGGCATTGTTTCGGCTTCAAGAAGTGGTGATTTTCGACGAATTTCAGAACTTCATGAGAGTTGATCAATCGGTCTTTTCGGTCCTTCAGAAAGTATGGGACGAGAATTCAGGAAGAGGTTTGCTGATTCTCTGTGGATCATATGTAGGGATGATGAAGCGAATCTTTCTGGACGATAAGGCACCGCTCTTCGGAAGATGCGATTACAAAGTTGAGCTGAACCAGTTCCGCTTCAGGGATGCTCTGGAGATGATGCGGAGCTTCGGTTATTCATTTGAAGAGGCTTTGGAATGGTACTCGGTTCTCGGCGGTATTCCTCAATATCTGTGGCTTCTCGAAGAAAGGACTTCTTTCGAGAAGAAGATTCGGGAACTCTTCTTTGATAGATTCTCGCCCCTTCGGGAGGAGGGTAAAAACCTTCTTATTGGCGAGTTCGGAACGGAGCATCCGGGCTACTTCTCCGTGCTTGAGGCGATCGGTTATTTTGACAGAGATGCCGGCGAGATTGTCGACAGAACGGGTATGGAACGTACAAAGGCGATGAAATACCTTTCCGAGCTCACAAACAGCTACGGAATAATCGAGCGGGTAGAAAATCTCCTTTCAAGATCGAAACGCGGTCTGAGATACACTATTCAGGACAACTTCCTTTCATTCTGGATGAAGTATATCTATTCAAGACAGAACGCCGTTGAATTTGATTTCGAACAGGCCCTAACATATACTATTGAGAATCTCGAAGAGTATATTGGCAGAACATTTGAATCAACAGTGAAGTCACTCGTCCCGGATCTCTACAGGGCCGAAAAAATCCCTTTTCTACCCGAGAGAGTCGGCAAACACTGGGGCAAAATTCCGGGCACAAGGGACAAGACCTATGAGATAGATCTCATCGGAGAGTCGAGCGACAGAATTCTGGTATTCGAGTGCAAATGGAGAAAGGCTCCGGTTGGACCTGAAGTAGCAGAAGAGCTGATAGAGAAGATGCAGTACATCCCTGACAAGAGGGTCAAAGTACCGGTTATTATAAGCAAGTCTGGTTTCAAAGCGAACATGCCGAAAGAAGTTCTGCTAATAGACTTGCGCGATCTAGAAGAATCAACCGGATGA
- a CDS encoding class II aldolase/adducin family protein, with protein MNREDFAGLVLDACRRMEERGMTVGTWGNISVRIDNESFLITPSGMSYGCLKTEDIVLADMKGFVIDSKRKPSIEHGLHRMIYKYRPDVGAVIHTHPQYSTAFAIARKDVPAVSEELVQIIGEGVKCAKYALPGTEELAINAVEALGNNNAVLLANHGAVCVGSTLGDAFKVAEVLEKSAKTIIMATIIGTPQVISHEECLKMQDFVRNHYGQK; from the coding sequence ATGAATAGAGAAGACTTTGCCGGTCTGGTGCTGGATGCCTGCAGAAGAATGGAAGAACGGGGTATGACGGTAGGAACCTGGGGAAATATAAGTGTCAGAATTGACAATGAAAGCTTCCTGATAACTCCGAGCGGTATGAGCTATGGTTGCTTGAAGACCGAGGACATTGTTCTGGCGGATATGAAAGGCTTTGTCATCGACAGCAAGCGAAAGCCGAGCATCGAGCACGGTCTTCACAGAATGATCTATAAATATAGACCGGATGTGGGAGCGGTTATTCACACTCATCCTCAGTACTCAACGGCATTCGCCATAGCGAGAAAAGATGTCCCCGCGGTTTCGGAGGAACTCGTGCAAATAATCGGAGAAGGCGTGAAGTGTGCAAAGTATGCGCTTCCCGGAACCGAGGAACTGGCCATTAACGCCGTGGAAGCTCTCGGAAACAATAACGCGGTGCTTCTCGCGAACCACGGAGCGGTCTGTGTGGGAAGCACCTTGGGAGACGCCTTCAAGGTGGCCGAGGTACTTGAGAAGTCGGCAAAAACGATTATCATGGCGACAATCATAGGAACCCCTCAGGTGATATCCCACGAAGAGTGTCTTAAGATGCAGGACTTCGTGAGGAATCACTACGGGCAGAAATGA
- the xylB gene encoding xylulokinase, giving the protein MKEGILSIDLGTMGVKVTLVSMNGEIQRSAYAEYPIISEQPGQAEQDPALWWKGIIDCIKELESHDVRLPKLVNAISICGQMHTHVYLDSEDNPIGPSITWLDQRSSEIIEEWNRDGRADRLFELTWNFPTTTYAAPQICWVKRHRPQVFAKTKSIMIAKDYIKYLLTGNKITDPSDASGTAVFDIRTNKWSPEALDLIGLDGHLLSDVMPSARIMGHITDRAGKETGLLEGTPVVNGGSDHSVAELGSGLLGEGEVSCIVGTAGVVAACTSTPVIDPKKRVMCWSYPLEGYWDILGITQTAASSLTWFRNTFDKDRSNEVFDEYSSMAEKVSPGSEGLVFLPYLMGERTPLWDSKARGVFFGLTIKHSKAHMVRAIMEGVSFSIKDCMKVIEELGVSFDGVNVMGGGSKSPVWRRIQSDVYGKKVMTLETQDTGSIGNLILTLLAMKEIRDPLEAARLVRRVETVDPDPARAEKYENLFGIYKRIYDRTHSMMAELEAYADE; this is encoded by the coding sequence ATGAAGGAAGGGATTCTGTCGATCGATCTGGGAACGATGGGAGTCAAGGTCACTCTTGTTTCCATGAATGGGGAGATTCAGCGATCCGCTTATGCCGAGTATCCGATAATTTCTGAACAACCGGGACAGGCCGAGCAGGATCCTGCGCTCTGGTGGAAGGGGATCATCGATTGCATAAAAGAGCTCGAGTCTCATGACGTCCGTCTTCCCAAACTTGTAAATGCGATTTCGATCTGCGGTCAGATGCACACACACGTCTATCTCGACTCTGAAGATAACCCCATAGGCCCTTCGATTACCTGGCTCGATCAGAGAAGCAGCGAAATAATAGAGGAATGGAACAGGGATGGAAGGGCAGACAGGCTCTTCGAACTCACATGGAACTTTCCTACAACTACATATGCGGCGCCGCAGATTTGCTGGGTGAAAAGACACAGGCCACAGGTCTTCGCAAAAACGAAGTCGATAATGATCGCCAAGGACTACATAAAGTACCTGTTGACCGGCAACAAAATCACCGATCCGTCCGATGCGTCCGGGACAGCCGTTTTCGACATAAGAACCAACAAATGGAGCCCCGAAGCCCTTGACCTGATAGGCCTTGACGGTCATCTCCTTTCCGACGTAATGCCTTCGGCAAGAATAATGGGCCACATAACGGACAGGGCGGGGAAGGAAACCGGTCTTCTGGAAGGAACCCCGGTTGTCAACGGAGGCTCGGATCACTCCGTAGCCGAATTAGGCTCCGGTCTTCTCGGCGAAGGAGAAGTGTCCTGCATAGTTGGCACCGCCGGAGTCGTGGCGGCGTGCACTTCTACACCCGTTATCGACCCGAAAAAGAGAGTTATGTGCTGGAGCTATCCCCTGGAAGGCTACTGGGACATTCTGGGAATAACTCAAACCGCTGCTTCCAGCTTAACGTGGTTCAGAAACACATTCGACAAAGACAGAAGCAACGAAGTCTTCGACGAATACTCCTCGATGGCCGAAAAAGTCTCTCCCGGATCAGAGGGACTGGTCTTCCTCCCCTACCTCATGGGAGAGAGAACTCCTCTCTGGGACTCAAAGGCTCGCGGTGTATTCTTCGGACTCACAATCAAACACTCCAAAGCCCACATGGTTCGGGCAATAATGGAAGGGGTCTCCTTTTCAATAAAAGATTGCATGAAGGTCATTGAAGAGCTGGGTGTGAGTTTCGACGGCGTGAATGTCATGGGTGGAGGAAGCAAGAGCCCTGTTTGGAGAAGAATCCAGTCCGATGTCTATGGAAAGAAAGTCATGACGCTCGAAACCCAGGACACCGGCTCGATAGGCAACCTGATACTCACCCTTCTCGCAATGAAGGAGATACGCGATCCCCTGGAGGCAGCCCGTCTCGTGAGGCGTGTCGAGACGGTCGATCCCGATCCAGCTAGGGCAGAAAAATACGAGAACTTATTTGGTATATACAAGCGAATCTACGATAGAACACATTCAATGATGGCAGAATTGGAGGCGTATGCGGATGAATAG
- a CDS encoding autoinducer 2 ABC transporter substrate-binding protein, whose translation MRMNKKILMLLLCVLFAVAVLATNYEIAVVVKIGGIPWFNRMEVGVKDAASKLGVNAYQIGPSDADPAQQVKIVEDLIAKGVDAICVVPNDAKALEPVFEKARANGIIIITHESPDQKGGDWDVETIDNVKFGEANFERLAQLMGGEGEFAVFVGGLTVPLHNFWADVGLAYVAEKYPNMKLVTERIPCGESVELSYQKTLELLNAYPNLKGIVGFGSLGPIGASQALNARNMKGKVKIVGTVIPSHADPYLKQGLMQWGYLWDPKDAGFAQVYLAKTLLDAKNALAKAGIPAGIVPAVVDGFEIPGLGKATIEGNIVKFDAQVDITAENALSYGF comes from the coding sequence ATGCGAATGAATAAGAAAATTCTGATGCTCCTGCTCTGTGTCTTGTTTGCAGTTGCCGTCTTAGCAACCAACTACGAAATCGCGGTTGTTGTTAAGATCGGTGGAATTCCCTGGTTCAACAGAATGGAAGTCGGTGTCAAAGATGCCGCTTCAAAACTCGGGGTGAACGCTTACCAGATAGGGCCTTCAGACGCAGATCCTGCTCAGCAGGTGAAGATAGTTGAAGATCTTATCGCAAAGGGAGTCGACGCCATCTGTGTAGTTCCTAACGACGCGAAAGCGCTCGAGCCTGTCTTTGAGAAGGCCAGGGCGAACGGCATCATTATCATCACTCATGAGTCGCCCGATCAAAAGGGTGGCGACTGGGACGTTGAAACGATAGACAACGTCAAGTTCGGAGAGGCGAACTTCGAAAGGCTCGCGCAGCTGATGGGTGGAGAAGGGGAGTTCGCGGTGTTTGTCGGCGGGCTCACGGTTCCGCTTCATAACTTCTGGGCAGATGTAGGTCTTGCTTACGTTGCAGAGAAGTATCCGAACATGAAGTTAGTGACTGAGAGAATCCCCTGTGGCGAAAGCGTGGAGCTCTCTTACCAGAAGACACTCGAGCTTCTCAATGCCTACCCGAACTTGAAGGGTATAGTCGGTTTCGGTTCTCTAGGCCCGATCGGTGCCTCGCAGGCTCTCAACGCAAGGAACATGAAGGGAAAGGTTAAGATTGTAGGTACGGTAATTCCGAGTCACGCAGATCCTTACCTGAAGCAGGGTTTGATGCAGTGGGGTTACCTGTGGGATCCAAAGGATGCAGGATTCGCACAGGTTTATCTCGCGAAAACACTGCTGGACGCTAAGAACGCTCTTGCGAAGGCCGGAATTCCGGCGGGTATTGTGCCGGCGGTCGTCGATGGCTTCGAGATACCCGGTCTTGGGAAGGCAACTATCGAAGGAAACATTGTCAAATTTGACGCGCAAGTCGATATAACTGCTGAGAACGCTCTTTCTTACGGGTTCTGA
- a CDS encoding sugar ABC transporter ATP-binding protein — MAEKLLELRNISKRFGGVLALDSVDFEIEKGEVHCLVGENGSGKSTLIKIISGIHSPDPGGEICVDGRRISHQKSSNSVREGIQVIYQDLSLFPNLTVAENIAISSRVETGKRLMNWKETEEEAVRTMKKIGVSLDTRREVSQLSIAERQIVAICRAINANARLVIMDEPTASLSKNEVQSLIKVINELQNREIATLFVSHKLDEIMAVAQRVTVLRDGKKVGVFDASELTRQKLSYLMTGKEFEYTKLPPYSGDEIVLEVRKLSRTGNYKEIDLKVHKGEIVCITGLMGSGRTELVLSLFGMNPPDEGEIFVCGRKINPTGAVDAIRAGIAYVPEDRLQHGLVMNQPVGKNIVLTVLKRILSRIRFISKAKESMEVKRWIEELSIKVPSVDSPVNTLSGGNQQRVVIAKWLAINPKVLILDSPTVGIDVAAKDSIYRIIRELAAEGISIIMITDEAEEAIYHSNTTYIMSAGRIIGKYNSSELTEKELYEKINKI, encoded by the coding sequence ATGGCTGAGAAATTGTTGGAGTTGAGGAATATTTCGAAGAGATTCGGAGGCGTACTTGCCCTCGATTCAGTCGATTTCGAAATAGAGAAGGGAGAGGTCCATTGCCTGGTCGGTGAGAACGGTTCGGGAAAAAGCACTCTGATAAAGATAATCTCGGGCATTCATTCGCCCGATCCCGGCGGCGAGATATGTGTTGACGGCAGGAGAATAAGCCACCAGAAATCTTCAAATAGCGTAAGGGAAGGTATTCAGGTAATATATCAGGATCTGTCGCTCTTCCCGAATTTGACCGTGGCCGAAAATATCGCCATCTCTTCCAGAGTAGAAACTGGAAAACGCCTGATGAACTGGAAAGAGACCGAAGAAGAGGCCGTCAGAACTATGAAGAAGATCGGAGTTTCTCTCGATACTCGCAGGGAAGTCAGCCAGCTATCCATTGCAGAAAGACAAATAGTCGCTATCTGCAGGGCAATAAACGCGAACGCGCGGCTGGTGATTATGGACGAGCCGACCGCTTCTCTCAGTAAGAATGAAGTCCAGTCTCTAATTAAGGTGATCAACGAGCTTCAGAACAGAGAGATAGCCACGCTTTTCGTAAGCCACAAACTTGATGAAATAATGGCCGTGGCCCAACGAGTTACGGTTCTTCGCGACGGAAAGAAAGTCGGAGTCTTTGACGCTTCCGAGCTTACGAGGCAGAAGCTCTCATATCTCATGACGGGTAAAGAGTTCGAATACACGAAGCTTCCTCCATATTCCGGCGACGAAATCGTTCTTGAAGTGAGAAAGCTTTCCAGAACCGGCAATTACAAAGAGATCGATCTAAAGGTTCATAAGGGAGAGATAGTCTGTATTACTGGGCTGATGGGCTCGGGAAGAACCGAACTGGTGCTATCGCTCTTCGGAATGAACCCTCCCGACGAAGGAGAAATCTTCGTATGCGGGAGGAAGATCAATCCCACCGGCGCTGTGGATGCAATACGCGCGGGGATCGCGTACGTGCCCGAAGATCGACTGCAACATGGGCTTGTGATGAATCAGCCTGTGGGGAAAAACATAGTGCTTACGGTTCTCAAGAGAATTCTATCCAGAATCAGATTCATAAGCAAAGCAAAGGAAAGTATGGAAGTGAAGCGATGGATCGAAGAGCTCTCGATAAAGGTTCCGTCCGTCGATTCTCCCGTGAATACTCTTTCCGGCGGCAACCAGCAGAGAGTCGTGATCGCCAAGTGGCTTGCAATAAACCCGAAGGTTTTGATCCTCGATTCGCCGACGGTGGGAATAGATGTCGCCGCAAAAGACAGCATATATAGGATAATAAGAGAACTGGCAGCGGAAGGCATTTCAATTATCATGATAACCGATGAAGCCGAAGAAGCCATATACCATTCAAATACGACATACATAATGAGTGCGGGCAGAATAATCGGCAAATATAATTCCAGCGAGCTTACGGAGAAAGAGCTGTATGAGAAGATCAACAAGATCTAA
- a CDS encoding ABC transporter permease: MRRSTRSNSGLRKIFVKSEFYLLLVIVAVSLLFTIMKPSFLTFTNIYGMVESNSFLAIMAAGVLVVLISGGIDISFTAIATVAQYVMATIVIRWGGNMFLAFAIGGAVGIGLGLVNALLIYFLRTPSIIVTIATMNLFYGLLIFISGGTWIYGFPMWFMERNLVRFGDNPGITIPILVLVLSFILTWLILKYTALGRNIYAVGGNQEAARRVGISVLKTQLFVYCYMGFLAGIASTVQANMMLTVAPNALMGRELEVLAAVVLGGASLAGGTGSILGTILGFGLIIIVQNGLTLLGISSYWHKVFVGAIIVISVGITAYQRKLRERKGAIINVEE, encoded by the coding sequence ATGAGAAGATCAACAAGATCTAATTCAGGATTGAGAAAGATATTTGTCAAGAGCGAATTCTACCTCTTGCTTGTGATAGTCGCAGTGTCTCTGCTTTTCACCATTATGAAGCCGAGCTTTCTGACCTTCACCAATATCTACGGAATGGTGGAAAGCAATTCCTTCCTTGCAATAATGGCCGCGGGTGTACTCGTTGTGCTGATCTCCGGAGGGATTGACATTTCCTTCACCGCAATCGCCACTGTCGCACAGTATGTGATGGCTACGATTGTCATTCGTTGGGGAGGGAATATGTTCCTGGCCTTTGCGATAGGTGGCGCTGTCGGTATAGGCCTCGGTTTAGTCAACGCTCTGCTCATATACTTTCTGAGGACTCCGTCGATAATCGTGACGATTGCAACCATGAACCTGTTCTACGGTCTTCTCATATTCATTAGCGGCGGAACCTGGATCTATGGCTTTCCCATGTGGTTCATGGAGAGAAATCTTGTGAGATTTGGTGACAATCCCGGAATAACCATTCCGATTCTTGTTCTGGTGCTCTCTTTCATTCTCACATGGCTGATACTGAAGTACACCGCTTTAGGCAGAAACATCTACGCGGTGGGTGGCAACCAGGAAGCGGCGCGAAGAGTAGGTATAAGCGTTCTGAAGACGCAGCTTTTCGTTTACTGTTACATGGGCTTTCTAGCGGGGATAGCTTCTACGGTACAGGCGAATATGATGCTCACCGTGGCTCCCAATGCGCTTATGGGAAGGGAGCTCGAAGTTCTGGCCGCGGTGGTGCTCGGAGGCGCGAGTTTGGCCGGAGGTACTGGGAGCATCCTCGGGACGATTCTGGGATTCGGTCTAATAATCATCGTTCAGAACGGGTTGACGTTGTTAGGAATCTCTTCTTACTGGCACAAGGTCTTCGTTGGGGCCATAATTGTCATCAGCGTGGGAATAACGGCTTACCAGAGGAAACTGCGCGAGAGAAAAGGGGCGATAATCAATGTCGAAGAGTGA
- a CDS encoding ABC transporter permease, with amino-acid sequence MSKSDNKRGILSKNSEILSLGVILAVLILLFSLALPGKFLRPSNLQSMAFQLPELGVLAFAMMITMLTGGINLSIISSANLSGIIMAMILTRNVTPNMGGGDLGWIIFLAILAGMSISLAVGLVNGMIIAYIGISPILATLGTMTLLEGISLVITRGYVISGLPRSLLVIGNGTFLGVPVPLFILIAVAIAVAILLNKTRLGLSTYMIGSNIKATGFSGINTNKVTILVYMISGLLAGIASLIMIARFNSAKAGYGSSYLLVTVLVSVLGGINPNGGFGKVSGVFIGLILLQVISSGLNLLGISQFLTLALWGALLLGVETLRLAKRRVR; translated from the coding sequence ATGTCGAAGAGTGACAATAAGAGAGGAATACTCTCGAAGAATTCCGAGATTCTCTCCCTGGGAGTGATTCTTGCGGTTCTCATCCTGCTGTTTTCACTCGCTCTCCCCGGCAAGTTCCTCAGACCCAGCAACCTTCAGTCTATGGCCTTCCAGCTTCCCGAACTGGGAGTGCTTGCCTTCGCGATGATGATAACGATGCTTACGGGCGGGATAAACCTATCCATAATAAGCTCGGCGAATCTCTCGGGAATAATCATGGCGATGATTCTGACTAGGAATGTGACTCCCAACATGGGAGGCGGTGACCTTGGCTGGATAATATTTCTGGCGATTCTCGCCGGAATGTCCATTTCGCTAGCGGTGGGTCTTGTGAACGGAATGATAATAGCGTATATAGGGATCTCTCCAATTCTTGCGACACTCGGTACGATGACGCTTCTAGAAGGAATAAGCCTCGTAATAACAAGGGGGTACGTGATTTCGGGCCTTCCCAGGAGCCTTCTGGTAATCGGCAACGGTACATTTCTGGGAGTTCCCGTCCCTCTGTTCATTCTGATAGCGGTCGCGATAGCGGTGGCGATATTGCTGAACAAGACGCGTCTGGGTCTATCCACTTACATGATTGGTTCGAACATCAAGGCGACCGGTTTCTCGGGTATAAACACGAACAAAGTGACTATTCTCGTATATATGATATCCGGTCTTCTTGCGGGTATCGCATCGCTTATAATGATAGCCAGATTCAACTCTGCAAAGGCCGGCTACGGTTCCTCTTATCTTCTGGTCACTGTGCTCGTTTCTGTCCTCGGGGGGATCAATCCGAACGGAGGCTTCGGCAAGGTTTCCGGCGTCTTTATCGGTCTCATCTTACTGCAGGTTATCTCAAGTGGATTGAACCTCCTCGGAATCAGTCAGTTCCTGACACTTGCATTGTGGGGAGCTTTGCTTCTCGGAGTCGAAACCCTGAGACTTGCAAAGAGAAGAGTCAGATGA
- a CDS encoding DeoR/GlpR family DNA-binding transcription regulator → MALKKEDRRQNILSILAERESVNTQELAKLLDISLITLRRDLRDLQKSGLVINGYGVVRAVNQETDPSSFFLKRLRVERESKEIIASKAIEYVEENDVLFIDESTTCYVFALRLSRKFKKLHIITNGINILLALSKVQGFSVESSGGSLQYGFDSLIGPRAESLVSSIYANKFFFSAASFRSDIGTFELSPFSASIKRKMLLNSSERILLIDSSKFDVIAPFKMAEVGEINRIITEEKDFIPSLHS, encoded by the coding sequence ATGGCTTTAAAGAAGGAAGACAGAAGGCAGAACATCCTTAGCATTCTTGCCGAGAGAGAATCGGTCAACACTCAGGAACTCGCAAAACTCCTGGATATTTCTCTGATTACGCTCAGGAGGGACTTGAGGGATCTGCAGAAATCGGGTCTTGTGATCAACGGGTATGGAGTAGTAAGGGCGGTCAATCAGGAAACCGATCCCAGCAGCTTCTTCCTGAAAAGGCTCAGGGTAGAGAGAGAATCAAAGGAGATAATTGCCTCGAAAGCCATAGAATATGTTGAAGAAAACGATGTCCTCTTCATTGATGAAAGCACCACCTGCTATGTTTTTGCGTTGAGATTATCGAGAAAGTTCAAGAAACTGCACATAATAACCAATGGTATCAACATCCTGCTCGCCCTGTCTAAAGTACAGGGGTTTTCGGTTGAATCGAGCGGCGGAAGCCTCCAGTACGGATTCGATTCGCTTATTGGACCTAGAGCCGAAAGTCTCGTGAGCTCGATATACGCGAACAAGTTCTTCTTTTCGGCGGCCTCGTTCAGAAGCGATATAGGTACCTTCGAACTCAGCCCCTTTTCCGCCAGCATAAAGAGAAAGATGCTTCTGAATTCGAGCGAGAGAATACTTCTGATAGACAGCAGCAAATTCGATGTTATTGCCCCCTTCAAGATGGCCGAAGTTGGAGAAATAAACAGAATCATCACTGAAGAGAAAGATTTCATACCTTCACTTCATAGTTGA